Proteins encoded by one window of Salmonirosea aquatica:
- a CDS encoding metallophosphoesterase yields the protein MNTDRRSFLEKMSALGALSLLPATVMAGVPAAENHEFVVQPYLQNLSSREVTIMWITSRNCFSWVEYGDGNYTSKRAFAYNNGLIEANNRVNKITLENLKPGTTHKYKIVSTEITGFKNSTVQFGETISGPLLTFTTPAENEEEIKVVIFNDIHDRPQIIPQLLYRHGYTGNEKDYDFVVFNGDCFDWVSSEQQMVDHLLKPCVDIFGSEIPFLLTQGNHECRGGFSRHIPAYYAYPDDKFYFSFVRGPIHFLVLDSGEDKTDDSVEYGGLAAFDRYREKQAKWLAKEIESEAFKKAPFRVLLIHISPYHSGDWHGTLHCREVFGPILNKAGIDLQLSGHTHRYMTHEADKDHNYPIVIGGGPLEGKRTLMKLHANQKELNLKMIRDDGELVGKFTIPRKNRSKA from the coding sequence ATGAATACAGACAGACGATCTTTTCTTGAAAAAATGTCGGCGCTGGGAGCCCTGAGCCTGCTCCCGGCCACGGTGATGGCCGGGGTACCTGCCGCCGAAAACCACGAATTCGTGGTGCAGCCCTATTTGCAGAATTTGAGCAGCCGCGAGGTGACCATCATGTGGATCACCAGCCGCAACTGTTTCAGCTGGGTGGAGTACGGCGACGGAAATTACACCAGCAAGCGCGCTTTTGCCTACAACAACGGACTGATCGAGGCCAACAACCGCGTCAACAAGATCACGCTGGAAAATCTCAAGCCCGGTACTACCCACAAGTATAAGATCGTTTCGACCGAAATCACAGGATTCAAGAATTCTACGGTACAGTTTGGCGAAACCATCTCGGGCCCGCTGCTGACATTCACAACGCCGGCCGAAAACGAAGAAGAAATCAAAGTGGTTATTTTCAACGATATCCACGATCGCCCCCAGATCATCCCACAGTTGCTGTATCGCCACGGCTACACCGGCAATGAGAAGGACTACGATTTTGTCGTGTTCAACGGTGACTGCTTCGACTGGGTGAGCAGCGAGCAGCAGATGGTCGATCACCTGCTCAAACCCTGCGTGGATATTTTTGGCAGCGAGATACCCTTCCTGCTTACCCAGGGTAATCACGAGTGCCGGGGGGGCTTTTCGCGGCACATTCCGGCCTACTACGCTTATCCTGACGATAAATTCTATTTTTCCTTCGTTCGGGGCCCGATTCACTTCCTCGTGCTGGACTCGGGCGAGGACAAAACCGACGACAGCGTAGAATACGGCGGACTGGCGGCCTTCGATCGCTACCGTGAGAAACAGGCTAAGTGGCTGGCGAAAGAAATTGAAAGTGAGGCATTCAAAAAGGCACCTTTCAGGGTGCTTTTAATTCATATTTCGCCCTACCACTCCGGCGATTGGCATGGTACCCTGCACTGTCGCGAGGTTTTCGGGCCTATCCTGAATAAGGCGGGTATCGACCTGCAACTCTCGGGCCACACTCACCGCTACATGACCCACGAAGCCGATAAGGATCATAACTACCCGATCGTGATCGGCGGTGGCCCGCTCGAGGGCAAGCGTACCCTGATGAAGCTGCACGCCAACCAGAAGGAACTGAACCTGAAAATGATCCGCGACGACGGCGAACTGGTCGGTAAATTCACTATCCCCCGCAAAAACCGCTCGAAGGCCTGA
- a CDS encoding FecR family protein yields MKPDPIDPNLLEKYLQGTCTESEKALVETWYAGLEKKQNRPEFVSDREKENLLRETFQHISDQLDREEEFLPARRFPWRWVSGIAASLLLLCGFLYLQIDLEIRSEKSVGVAISAAEIVSPIEFINQEPRIVQHILPDGSTVWLRPHARITYPQAFEEKNRTVLFTGEGFFDIQKDRNRPFFIHSGEMTVRVLGTSFNVKATADQKLFEIAVVTGRVEVTAPDREAKTQQLILTPNQQALFETETKRLFAKARQEVLKNEIYQSSTFHFQETPVSEVIRQLESRFSVQINLSDPAIARCRLNADFENQPFPAIVEMLCRSLESTYTIQNNTITIAGEPCN; encoded by the coding sequence ATGAAGCCAGACCCAATTGACCCAAACTTACTGGAAAAGTACCTTCAGGGTACCTGTACCGAATCCGAAAAGGCATTGGTCGAGACGTGGTACGCCGGATTGGAGAAAAAGCAGAACCGTCCGGAGTTTGTATCAGACCGCGAGAAAGAGAACCTGCTCCGGGAAACTTTCCAGCACATCTCCGATCAGCTGGACCGGGAAGAGGAATTCTTGCCTGCGCGGCGTTTTCCGTGGCGATGGGTTTCGGGTATCGCTGCCTCGCTGCTCCTGCTTTGTGGGTTCCTTTACCTACAAATCGACCTGGAAATCCGATCAGAAAAATCAGTTGGAGTAGCTATTTCGGCCGCTGAGATTGTGTCCCCGATTGAGTTTATCAACCAGGAGCCGCGTATTGTGCAGCACATCCTGCCCGATGGCAGCACCGTATGGTTGCGTCCGCATGCCCGCATCACCTACCCCCAAGCATTCGAAGAAAAGAACCGGACGGTTCTGTTTACGGGAGAAGGGTTTTTTGATATTCAGAAGGACCGTAACCGCCCGTTTTTCATTCATAGCGGCGAAATGACCGTGCGGGTACTGGGTACCAGCTTCAATGTAAAAGCGACCGCTGACCAGAAATTATTTGAGATAGCCGTCGTCACAGGTCGCGTGGAAGTCACAGCCCCGGATCGCGAAGCCAAGACCCAGCAGTTGATTCTCACCCCCAACCAACAGGCGCTTTTTGAAACCGAAACCAAACGGTTGTTTGCGAAGGCGCGTCAGGAAGTACTCAAAAATGAGATCTACCAATCCTCGACTTTCCATTTTCAGGAAACGCCGGTCAGCGAGGTTATCCGACAGTTGGAAAGTCGGTTTTCGGTTCAGATAAATCTCTCAGATCCCGCCATCGCCCGGTGTCGGCTCAATGCGGATTTTGAAAACCAGCCGTTTCCGGCCATTGTCGAAATGCTGTGCCGCTCACTGGAATCAACCTATACCATTCAGAATAACACGATCACCATAGCAGGCGAGCCCTGCAACTAA
- a CDS encoding RNA polymerase sigma-70 factor, translating to METKYTNSTDEELLDGLRDNDDRKAFETLYGRYSIRIFDYIHARVNDRYTAQEIVQELFLGLWQKRATLSVQAFRPYLFSAAKNLIVSHYRKEMAREIRQKNWDAARSHQEEHTYQETLVQDLRARYGEGLRLLPEKCQRVFMLSRDGLSNREVADRLDISEKTVEQHITKAIRFLKVYLKEHLAYLLAFTTFF from the coding sequence ATGGAAACAAAGTATACCAACTCAACCGACGAAGAACTACTCGACGGATTACGGGATAACGATGACCGAAAAGCTTTCGAGACATTATACGGGCGCTATTCCATCCGAATTTTCGATTACATTCATGCCCGTGTAAACGATCGCTATACGGCTCAGGAAATTGTACAGGAGCTATTCTTGGGCCTTTGGCAGAAACGAGCTACCCTCTCGGTACAGGCCTTCCGACCTTACCTGTTCTCAGCTGCCAAAAATCTCATTGTCAGCCATTACCGCAAGGAAATGGCCCGCGAGATTCGGCAAAAAAACTGGGACGCAGCACGCTCCCACCAGGAAGAACATACCTATCAGGAAACCCTCGTTCAGGATTTGCGCGCCCGATATGGAGAGGGGTTGAGGCTGCTTCCCGAAAAGTGCCAACGGGTGTTCATGCTTAGCCGCGATGGCCTTTCCAATCGCGAGGTAGCCGACCGGCTGGATATCTCCGAAAAAACGGTCGAGCAGCATATTACCAAAGCGATCCGCTTTTTAAAGGTATATCTGAAAGAACACCTGGCCTACCTGTTGGCATTCACAACTTTTTTCTAA
- a CDS encoding TonB-dependent receptor: MQKSVSNKPRRWRLYMRVGVLQWIISALMATVSYATDGSAQSILNREVSVHLNNVTIKSALGQIQKETQIKFVYSSKVSLQDRVNLNAEDAKLSKVLDDLLSPHGIDYSVVNQQIILTNAKSVRQETETPASEKDPQALAAPEDILIKGTVLAQEDQSALPGVSVVLRGTSSGTTTDQNGAYEIRVPNAEAVLVFSFVGYTSQEVTVGNRTRIDLSLQVDNKTFEEVVVVGYGTQKRVNLTGAVSQVQARDLENRPLNNMTQILQGMVPNLNITFGTGQPGAGGSLNVRGETSINGGSPLVLIDGVPGDINRINPNDVESVSVLKDAAASAIYGARGAFGVILVTTKTAKSGKTSINYSNNFGWGTPTVSTDFLTTGYDHVMLNDEAFKRATGNTYTRYSEEDYQELEARRYDKTENPDRPWVVVKNVNGKDIYNYYGNYDWWNTLFYDTQPSRQHNLNLSGGTDKVNYFLSGSVFEKDGIMKINRDKFTSYTLRTKVNAQLLPWLKVSNNTQYFDSQYAYQGREGGANANFVAITVHALPAYAPRNPDGTATYNTLKNNYSIGDGLFANLLDGTAGGYKKVHELTTINSVTIDFTKNWNLVANHSFSFYIADDQYRSAVAQYSIQPGILTQVPNYNVDQLRKTFWFDPMHVTNVFTSFNETFGKHYLGLTAGINSETKRHQRLFGARKNLLSTSLNDLNLGTGEQLTDGDSYEYALFGAFFRVNYDYEGKYLFEVNGRYDGTSRFGAGRRFGFFPSVSAGWRISEENFFEPIKNVVDNLKIRASYGTLGNQLPPNTSSASFYPYISTMPTSQSSWIDGGQKLQYVGSPQPITPSLTWEKATTSNIGVDAGFFKNRLNLSFDAYIRKTTDMLIPGKVLPGVYGASVPTENAGDLQTNGFELSLSWKNQHTLAGKPFSYNAAFILSDYTSKITKYDNPNKILSNRYEGQRIGEIWGYSVAGLFQSDEEAKAYTVDQSLVDKGRLSAPGDWSRLQAGDMKFIDLNGDGKISEGANTLADHGDLRIIGNTTPRFRYGVNLGANWNGFDFSALVQGILRRNWYPGNNADKFWGPYSRPYYSFIPRDFEEDVWTPENPDAYFPLLRGYIALNGGNSLNVKNDRYLQNVGYLRLKNVVLGYTLPEAVTKKVRIPRARIYVSGENMLTFTPFRTKYIDPEQLDGDFTNGRTYPLSKTYSAGLSINF, encoded by the coding sequence ATGCAAAAATCTGTATCAAACAAGCCGCGCCGTTGGCGCCTGTACATGCGAGTAGGTGTGTTGCAATGGATTATTTCGGCCCTCATGGCTACGGTGAGCTACGCTACGGACGGCTCGGCGCAGTCGATCCTGAACCGGGAAGTTTCGGTGCATTTGAATAACGTGACGATCAAAAGTGCGCTGGGGCAAATTCAGAAAGAAACGCAGATCAAATTTGTGTATAGCAGCAAAGTATCGCTACAGGACCGGGTGAATCTGAATGCCGAGGATGCCAAATTGTCCAAAGTACTCGACGATTTGTTAAGCCCGCACGGAATCGATTATTCGGTAGTCAATCAACAGATTATCCTGACCAATGCTAAATCAGTTAGGCAGGAAACCGAAACACCTGCCTCAGAAAAAGATCCCCAGGCCTTGGCAGCACCGGAGGATATTCTGATCAAAGGTACCGTCCTGGCGCAGGAAGATCAGAGCGCCCTGCCGGGCGTGAGTGTGGTGTTGCGGGGTACCTCCAGCGGCACGACCACCGATCAGAATGGAGCCTACGAAATCAGGGTACCTAATGCTGAGGCCGTATTGGTATTCAGTTTTGTGGGCTACACCTCGCAGGAAGTGACTGTGGGCAACCGCACGCGGATCGACCTGTCGCTTCAGGTGGACAATAAGACCTTCGAGGAGGTCGTCGTAGTGGGCTATGGTACCCAGAAACGGGTGAACCTGACCGGAGCGGTGAGCCAGGTACAGGCGCGTGACCTGGAGAACCGACCCCTCAACAACATGACCCAGATTCTGCAGGGTATGGTACCCAACCTGAACATTACCTTCGGTACCGGGCAGCCGGGCGCGGGCGGTAGCCTGAACGTCCGGGGCGAAACCTCCATCAATGGCGGTAGCCCCCTCGTACTCATCGACGGCGTACCGGGCGACATCAACCGCATTAACCCCAACGACGTAGAGTCGGTTTCTGTTTTGAAAGACGCTGCCGCTTCGGCTATTTATGGCGCACGCGGTGCCTTTGGGGTAATTCTGGTTACGACCAAAACCGCCAAGAGTGGCAAGACTTCGATCAATTACAGCAACAACTTCGGCTGGGGTACCCCTACCGTGAGTACCGACTTTCTGACTACCGGCTACGATCACGTGATGCTGAACGACGAGGCCTTCAAACGCGCAACGGGCAACACCTATACGCGCTACTCGGAGGAAGATTACCAGGAACTGGAAGCCCGGCGCTACGATAAAACCGAAAACCCCGACCGCCCCTGGGTAGTGGTCAAGAATGTAAACGGGAAGGATATCTACAATTACTACGGCAACTACGATTGGTGGAATACGTTGTTTTATGATACCCAGCCTTCGCGCCAGCATAACCTGAACCTGTCCGGCGGTACCGATAAGGTCAATTACTTTCTGTCCGGCTCAGTCTTTGAGAAAGACGGGATCATGAAAATCAACCGCGACAAATTTACCTCTTATACCCTGCGTACTAAGGTGAACGCGCAGCTGTTGCCCTGGCTGAAAGTGAGTAACAACACCCAGTACTTCGATTCACAGTACGCCTACCAGGGTCGGGAAGGCGGCGCTAACGCCAACTTCGTGGCGATTACGGTACATGCACTACCCGCCTACGCGCCGCGTAACCCCGACGGCACGGCCACCTATAACACCCTGAAAAACAATTACTCTATTGGTGACGGCCTTTTTGCCAACCTGCTCGACGGAACCGCCGGAGGCTACAAAAAAGTACATGAGCTTACAACCATCAACTCGGTAACGATCGATTTTACCAAAAACTGGAATCTGGTGGCCAACCACTCGTTCTCGTTCTACATCGCCGACGACCAGTACCGTTCGGCCGTGGCACAATATTCCATTCAGCCCGGTATCCTGACTCAGGTACCCAATTACAACGTGGACCAGCTGAGAAAGACCTTCTGGTTCGACCCCATGCACGTGACCAACGTGTTCACGTCGTTCAACGAAACTTTCGGCAAGCACTACCTGGGTCTGACCGCTGGCATCAACTCCGAAACCAAACGGCATCAACGGCTTTTTGGCGCCCGCAAGAACCTGTTGTCCACCAGTCTGAACGACCTGAACCTGGGTACGGGTGAGCAACTAACCGACGGCGATTCTTACGAGTACGCCTTGTTCGGGGCCTTTTTCCGGGTAAATTACGATTACGAAGGCAAGTACCTGTTCGAAGTTAACGGCCGCTACGATGGTACCTCGCGTTTCGGAGCGGGTCGGCGTTTTGGCTTTTTCCCTTCGGTATCTGCCGGTTGGCGCATCAGCGAAGAGAATTTCTTCGAACCCATCAAGAATGTGGTGGATAACTTGAAAATCAGGGCGTCGTACGGTACCCTGGGCAATCAGCTTCCGCCTAATACCAGTTCGGCGAGCTTTTATCCCTACATTTCCACCATGCCCACCAGCCAATCTAGCTGGATCGACGGCGGCCAGAAACTGCAATACGTGGGAAGTCCCCAGCCAATTACGCCCAGCCTGACCTGGGAAAAAGCCACGACTTCCAATATTGGTGTGGACGCGGGCTTCTTCAAAAATCGCCTGAATCTTTCCTTTGATGCCTATATTCGGAAAACTACTGACATGCTTATTCCGGGTAAGGTACTGCCGGGCGTGTATGGCGCTTCCGTACCTACCGAAAACGCCGGGGATCTACAGACCAACGGCTTTGAGCTTTCCCTTTCCTGGAAAAACCAGCATACCTTGGCGGGCAAGCCTTTCTCCTACAATGCCGCATTCATTCTGTCGGATTATACCTCCAAGATTACCAAATACGACAATCCCAATAAAATCCTGTCGAACCGTTACGAAGGGCAGCGCATCGGCGAAATCTGGGGATACAGCGTAGCGGGCCTGTTCCAGTCCGACGAAGAGGCCAAAGCCTACACCGTGGACCAAAGTCTGGTAGACAAAGGCCGACTGAGCGCTCCCGGTGACTGGAGTCGCCTGCAGGCGGGTGATATGAAATTCATCGACCTGAACGGTGACGGTAAGATCTCGGAAGGAGCCAATACCCTGGCCGACCACGGCGATCTACGCATCATCGGCAACACGACGCCCCGCTTCCGGTACGGCGTCAACCTGGGAGCCAACTGGAACGGCTTCGACTTTTCGGCGCTGGTACAGGGAATTTTGCGCCGCAACTGGTACCCGGGTAATAATGCCGACAAGTTCTGGGGGCCTTACTCCCGCCCTTATTACTCGTTCATCCCCCGGGATTTTGAAGAGGATGTCTGGACACCGGAAAATCCGGACGCTTACTTTCCGCTGCTGCGGGGGTACATTGCGCTCAATGGGGGTAATAGTCTGAACGTCAAGAACGACCGCTACCTACAGAACGTGGGGTATCTGCGCCTGAAGAACGTGGTGCTGGGTTATACTCTCCCGGAAGCGGTCACCAAAAAAGTACGGATTCCTCGGGCCCGGATTTATGTAAGCGGTGAAAATATGCTGACTTTCACCCCCTTCCGCACCAAGTACATCGATCCCGAACAGCTCGATGGTGATTTTACCAACGGACGTACCTATCCTCTGTCGAAGACCTATTCAGCGGGACTTAGCATCAATTTCTGA
- a CDS encoding RagB/SusD family nutrient uptake outer membrane protein: protein MKKIFIIILAIGLVSCDLDRYPLDAISPETFFKTENDLLLYTNSFYNMLPSAEDVYNEDADNVVKNSLREEIQGTRVVPTSGGGWSWSELRNINYFLANSGKCPDKNAVKRYNGLARFFRAYFYFEKVRRFGDVPWYSQPLESTDQELLTAPRDPRTMIMDSVMADIDNAIASLPATRQVNTVTKWTALALKSRLALYEGTFRKYHTEFNLPNADKFLDAAIAASDELMKNSGYRIYTATPATAYQKLFSSDNAIPDEVILARDFSDELQVYHNLNYYTMTASYGKPGLNKSLVNSYLMADGTRFTDRPGYDTLQFYSEVQNRDPRLKQTIRTPGYTRIGDTNTLVPEFGATVTGYQLIKFVSEPKWDTYNKDITDMPIFRYAEVLLNYAEAKAERGTLTQADLDRSITPIRARVGMPPLDMDKANANPDPYLANQYTHISGSNTGVILEIRRERRIELVMENFLRWDDIIRWKEGQLLTRQFKGMYFPGTGSYDLDRNGTVDLVIYEGTKPNIKGAQLLKLGSEIILENGAQGGNIVVNGHINKKFNEARDYLYPIPKQEMLLNPNLTQNPNW, encoded by the coding sequence ATGAAAAAGATATTCATCATTATTTTAGCCATCGGCCTGGTATCCTGCGATCTGGACCGCTATCCGCTGGATGCTATTTCGCCCGAAACGTTTTTCAAGACGGAGAATGACCTACTGCTGTATACCAACTCATTCTATAATATGTTGCCGTCGGCCGAAGATGTCTACAACGAAGACGCCGACAATGTGGTGAAAAACAGCCTGCGGGAGGAAATTCAGGGTACGCGTGTGGTACCTACCTCGGGCGGCGGCTGGAGCTGGTCCGAACTCCGCAACATCAACTACTTCCTGGCCAATTCGGGAAAGTGTCCTGATAAAAATGCCGTAAAAAGGTACAATGGCCTCGCCCGCTTTTTCCGCGCCTATTTCTATTTTGAAAAAGTAAGGCGTTTCGGCGATGTACCCTGGTACTCTCAGCCGCTCGAATCCACGGATCAGGAATTGCTCACGGCTCCGCGTGACCCCCGCACGATGATCATGGATTCGGTGATGGCCGACATCGACAATGCCATTGCGAGCTTACCCGCTACCCGGCAGGTCAATACCGTCACTAAATGGACCGCCCTAGCGTTGAAGTCGCGGCTGGCGCTCTACGAAGGTACCTTCCGTAAGTACCATACCGAATTCAACCTACCCAATGCCGACAAATTTCTGGACGCCGCCATCGCCGCTTCCGACGAGTTGATGAAAAACAGCGGCTACCGGATTTATACGGCTACGCCCGCCACGGCTTACCAGAAACTCTTTTCCTCGGACAATGCCATACCCGATGAGGTGATCCTGGCGCGCGATTTCAGTGACGAGCTGCAGGTGTACCACAACCTTAACTACTACACCATGACGGCTTCGTACGGCAAACCGGGCCTGAACAAATCATTGGTGAACAGCTACCTGATGGCCGATGGTACCCGCTTTACCGACCGGCCGGGCTACGACACGCTGCAATTCTACTCGGAAGTCCAGAACCGTGATCCGCGCCTGAAGCAGACCATCCGCACGCCCGGCTACACCCGAATTGGCGACACGAATACACTGGTTCCTGAATTCGGCGCTACGGTCACGGGCTACCAGCTGATCAAGTTCGTGTCGGAGCCCAAGTGGGATACTTATAACAAGGACATTACGGATATGCCCATTTTCCGCTACGCCGAAGTACTGCTCAATTACGCCGAGGCTAAGGCCGAGCGGGGTACCCTCACGCAAGCCGATCTGGATCGGTCGATTACGCCCATCCGCGCGCGGGTAGGTATGCCGCCCCTGGACATGGACAAGGCCAACGCCAATCCCGATCCGTACCTGGCTAATCAGTACACGCACATTTCGGGCAGTAATACTGGAGTGATTCTGGAGATTCGCCGGGAGCGGAGGATCGAGCTGGTGATGGAAAACTTCCTCCGCTGGGATGACATTATCCGCTGGAAGGAAGGGCAGTTGCTAACCCGTCAGTTCAAGGGAATGTACTTTCCCGGCACGGGCAGCTACGATCTGGACCGCAACGGTACGGTGGATCTGGTGATTTATGAAGGTACCAAGCCGAATATCAAGGGCGCCCAACTTTTGAAACTCGGTAGCGAGATTATCCTGGAAAATGGCGCGCAAGGCGGCAATATCGTAGTCAACGGCCATATCAACAAGAAGTTCAACGAAGCCCGCGACTACCTGTACCCCATTCCAAAGCAGGAAATGCTACTAAATCCTAACCTTACCCAGAATCCGAATTGGTAA